One part of the Eucalyptus grandis isolate ANBG69807.140 chromosome 10, ASM1654582v1, whole genome shotgun sequence genome encodes these proteins:
- the LOC104423532 gene encoding cytochrome P450 714C2-like: MPGSNYDQGQEIFSKLRALQEAISKIAFTSAVPGFGYLPTKTNREVGKLERGSVLDPEGSRGTKGSNLGEGPALNDTRRHRKCPCVGKRRCSGPFHHGQLQEHLGRVQRQPPFAAAWTLILLASNPGWQAKVCQEVVQALHGGQLPMLT, translated from the exons ATGCCCGGGAGCAACTACGACCAGGGACAGGAGATTTTCTCGAAGCTAAGGGCCCTCCAAGAAGCAATCTCCAAGATAGCCTTCACCTCTGCGGTCCCTGGATTTGG ATACTTGCCAACCAAGACCAACAGGGAAGTAGGGAAGCTGGAGAGAGGTTCAGTCCTTGATCCTGAAGGTAGTCGAGGAACGAAAGGAAGCAACCTCGGAGAAGGACCTGCTTTGAATGATACTCGAAGGCACAGAAAATGTCCGTGTGTTGGGAAGCGGAGATGTAGCGGCCCATTTCATCATGGACAACTGCAAGAACATCTTGGCCGGGTACAAAGACAACCACCGTTTGCAGCCGCCTGGACATTGATTCTGTTGGCCTCGAATCCTGGATGGCAAGCCAAAGTATGCCAGGAGGTAGTGCAAGCGTTGCACGGTGGCCAGCTTCCGATGCTGACATGA